One window of the Allosaccharopolyspora coralli genome contains the following:
- a CDS encoding MnhB domain-containing protein — MTSVDKQQPDPEPQVTSWSGWDAPSERWLLSGFPRDGRERAVLLELAARIVFPTVIVFSLYLLFAGHDRPGGGFSGGLVASQAFVLRYLAGGRMDDSARVSMRPPVLIGLGLAIAVVTGFLPLLFGGTVLESEILKFAVPVLGEIKLVTSIFLDIGVYLLIVGAVLDLLRTLGSGIEADAAAAEREGMR, encoded by the coding sequence ATGACCAGCGTCGACAAGCAGCAACCGGACCCGGAACCGCAGGTCACCTCGTGGTCCGGATGGGACGCACCGAGCGAACGCTGGCTGCTGTCCGGATTCCCGCGCGACGGGCGGGAACGGGCCGTGTTGCTCGAACTCGCGGCCCGCATCGTGTTCCCCACGGTCATCGTGTTCTCGCTGTACCTGCTCTTCGCCGGCCACGACCGTCCCGGCGGCGGCTTCAGCGGCGGTCTCGTCGCCAGCCAGGCCTTCGTGCTCCGTTACCTGGCGGGCGGGCGCATGGACGACAGCGCGCGAGTGTCGATGCGGCCGCCGGTGCTCATCGGCCTCGGGCTGGCGATCGCCGTCGTCACCGGCTTCCTGCCGCTGCTGTTCGGCGGGACCGTGCTGGAAAGCGAGATCCTCAAGTTCGCAGTGCCGGTGCTCGGCGAAATCAAGCTCGTCACCAGCATTTTCCTCGACATCGGTGTCTATCTGCTCATCGTCGGCGCTGTCCTGGACCTGCTGCGCACCCTCGGCTCCGGGATCGAGGCGGACGCGGCCGCCGCGGAACGGGAGGGCATGCGATGA
- a CDS encoding amidohydrolase, translating to MSLVGSDAVGDVDPGAVEDFGAGRGPSWLDSWLADNAEQVVRWRRHLHAHPELARRERATTDFLVDELESVGLEPKVLPQGTGLICDIGPESPHGPRTVALRADIDALPLTEATGLSCSSTVDGVAHACGHDAHTAILLAAAKALASAPELPGRIRLVFQPAEEVMPGGALDVLEAGGLDGVERIFGLHCDPRLPVGQIGTRVGPITSAADLVEIRLNSPGGHTSRPHLTGDLVHALGTVITGLPTLLSRRVDPRTGTVLVWGAVHAGEAPNAIPQDGVVRGTLRTGDRDTWAELEPLMHELTSSLLAPLGVGFDLLHRRGVPPVVNDAGSTRLLRGGVEAALGERGLTGTVQSSGGEDFGWYLEHVPGSFGRLGVWSGEGKPLDLHRPTFVLDERALFVGVRVMVHSALAACVS from the coding sequence ATGTCCCTTGTGGGGTCTGATGCCGTCGGGGACGTCGATCCCGGTGCGGTGGAGGATTTCGGCGCCGGGCGCGGCCCGTCCTGGTTGGACTCGTGGCTGGCGGACAACGCCGAGCAGGTCGTCCGGTGGCGCCGCCACCTGCACGCCCACCCCGAACTGGCGCGCCGTGAGCGCGCCACGACCGACTTCCTCGTCGACGAGCTGGAGTCCGTCGGCCTCGAACCGAAGGTGCTGCCTCAGGGAACTGGCCTGATCTGCGACATCGGCCCGGAGTCGCCGCACGGTCCGCGCACCGTCGCGTTGCGGGCGGACATCGACGCGCTGCCGCTGACCGAGGCCACCGGGCTGTCCTGTTCGTCCACTGTGGATGGTGTCGCGCACGCGTGCGGGCACGACGCGCACACCGCGATCCTGCTCGCGGCCGCGAAAGCGCTGGCGAGCGCCCCGGAGCTGCCTGGACGTATTCGGCTGGTCTTCCAGCCCGCCGAGGAGGTGATGCCCGGCGGTGCGTTGGACGTGCTCGAAGCCGGGGGCCTCGACGGGGTGGAGCGGATCTTCGGCCTGCACTGCGATCCGCGGCTGCCGGTGGGCCAGATCGGCACCCGCGTCGGGCCGATCACCTCCGCGGCGGACCTGGTGGAGATCCGCCTGAACTCGCCGGGCGGTCACACCTCCCGCCCACACCTGACCGGCGATCTCGTCCACGCGCTGGGCACGGTGATCACCGGGCTGCCGACCTTGCTGTCGAGGCGGGTGGACCCGCGCACGGGGACGGTGCTGGTGTGGGGTGCCGTGCACGCGGGTGAGGCGCCGAACGCGATCCCGCAGGACGGCGTCGTCCGAGGGACGTTGCGTACCGGTGATCGTGACACCTGGGCGGAGCTGGAACCGCTGATGCACGAACTCACGTCGAGCCTGCTCGCACCGCTGGGCGTGGGCTTCGACCTGCTGCACCGGCGTGGTGTTCCGCCGGTGGTCAACGACGCGGGCAGTACCCGGCTGCTGCGCGGCGGTGTCGAGGCGGCGTTGGGCGAACGCGGGTTGACCGGCACCGTCCAGTCCTCCGGCGGAGAGGACTTCGGCTGGTACCTGGAGCACGTGCCGGGATCGTTCGGCAGGCTCGGGGTGTGGTCCGGTGAGGGTAAGCCGCTGGACCTGCACCGTCCCACGTTCGTGCTGGACGAGCGGGCCCTGTTCGTCGGCGTGCGGGTGATGGTGCATTCCGCGCTGGCCGCCTGCGTGAGCTGA
- a CDS encoding Na+/H+ antiporter subunit E, producing the protein MAEQVVSKRRPIRRIVRRLPLVGWLTLVWVLLWGTIDVGTVFFGLLVGVLVSLVFPVPPIDTNIVLRPWSLLRLALYLAYDLVSSTIRVSWQSVRYGPRTTASIVAVRTMTDSDHLTAMTANALSMAPGRFVMQIDRANRICYVYALATSDVEAVRREFHALERRVVRAVGAQSDLVRCAVPEEAVPGTPATDSASEGGRQ; encoded by the coding sequence GTGGCTGAGCAGGTCGTGAGCAAACGCAGGCCGATCCGGCGGATCGTCAGGAGGCTGCCGCTGGTCGGCTGGCTCACGCTGGTCTGGGTCCTGCTGTGGGGCACGATCGACGTCGGCACCGTGTTCTTCGGGCTGCTCGTCGGCGTTCTGGTGAGCCTGGTCTTCCCGGTCCCGCCGATCGACACCAACATCGTCCTGCGTCCGTGGAGTCTGCTGCGGCTGGCTCTGTACCTGGCCTACGACCTGGTGAGCTCGACGATCCGGGTGTCCTGGCAGTCGGTGCGGTACGGGCCGAGGACGACGGCGTCCATCGTCGCGGTGCGGACGATGACCGACTCCGACCACCTGACCGCGATGACCGCGAACGCCCTGTCGATGGCACCGGGCAGGTTCGTGATGCAGATCGACCGGGCGAACCGGATCTGTTACGTGTACGCGCTCGCCACCAGTGACGTGGAAGCGGTTCGCCGGGAGTTCCACGCGCTCGAGCGCCGGGTCGTGCGCGCGGTCGGCGCACAGTCGGATCTCGTGCGGTGCGCCGTTCCGGAAGAGGCGGTGCCGGGCACGCCCGCGACGGACTCGGCATCGGAAGGCGGTCGGCAATGA
- a CDS encoding M20 family metallopeptidase: MVATCHAAVHRHRETLLALAHSLHAEPEVSFAEYRSAAKITELLADQGFRVQAPVAGLDTAFVAEKGEGDLVVGLCAEYDALPEVGHACGHNIIAASSVGAALALAEVADELGLRVRVLGTPAEETGGGKIVMLRAGLFDEVALAAMVHPAPEDVCRPSSLAIVDLEVRYTGRASHAASAPELGVNAADALTVAQVAIGLARQHLEPQQMVHGIVTEGGAAPNIVPAHTSAVFNLRAAGTQSLQRLENRIRACFDAGAVATGCTCEVTLVSPVYTELDADPWLVEAYRSAISETERTPVTRAEERTRTFGSTDMGNVTRELPAIHPLIAVDCGDAVNHQAEFATACASESGEQAVLDGARALAETVLAAATDPDQRDRLTASVQRRGSQRRHPSARPPELGTDESGQ, from the coding sequence CTGGTCGCCACGTGCCACGCGGCGGTGCATCGGCATCGCGAGACACTCCTCGCGCTCGCGCACAGTTTGCACGCCGAACCCGAAGTCTCCTTCGCCGAGTACCGCAGTGCCGCGAAGATCACGGAACTGCTCGCCGACCAGGGTTTCCGCGTGCAGGCGCCGGTCGCCGGACTCGACACGGCTTTCGTGGCCGAGAAGGGCGAAGGCGACCTCGTCGTCGGACTGTGCGCCGAGTACGACGCGTTGCCCGAGGTCGGCCACGCGTGTGGGCACAACATCATCGCCGCGTCCTCGGTGGGAGCGGCCCTCGCACTCGCCGAGGTCGCCGACGAACTCGGGCTCCGGGTGCGGGTGCTCGGGACACCGGCCGAGGAGACCGGCGGAGGCAAGATCGTGATGCTTCGTGCGGGCCTGTTCGACGAGGTCGCACTCGCGGCGATGGTGCATCCGGCCCCGGAGGATGTGTGCCGCCCGTCGTCGCTGGCGATCGTCGACCTCGAAGTGCGCTACACGGGACGTGCTTCGCACGCGGCCTCCGCTCCTGAGTTGGGGGTCAACGCCGCCGACGCTCTGACCGTCGCGCAAGTGGCGATCGGACTGGCGCGTCAACACCTCGAACCGCAACAGATGGTGCACGGTATCGTGACGGAGGGTGGCGCGGCGCCGAACATCGTTCCCGCGCACACCTCGGCGGTGTTCAACCTTCGTGCCGCCGGAACACAGTCGTTGCAGCGCCTGGAGAACCGTATCCGCGCCTGTTTCGACGCCGGGGCCGTGGCCACCGGGTGTACGTGCGAGGTCACCCTCGTCTCGCCGGTCTACACCGAACTCGACGCCGACCCGTGGCTGGTCGAGGCGTACCGGTCGGCGATCTCCGAGACCGAGCGGACGCCGGTGACTCGTGCCGAGGAGCGCACCCGCACTTTCGGCAGCACGGACATGGGAAACGTGACCAGGGAACTGCCCGCGATTCACCCGCTGATCGCGGTGGACTGCGGTGACGCGGTGAACCACCAGGCGGAGTTCGCCACGGCGTGCGCCTCGGAGTCGGGCGAACAGGCTGTGCTGGACGGCGCGCGAGCGCTGGCGGAGACGGTCCTCGCCGCGGCCACCGACCCGGACCAGCGGGACAGGTTGACCGCATCGGTCCAGCGCCGGGGTTCGCAGCGACGGCATCCCTCGGCCCGCCCGCCGGAACTCGGGACGGACGAGTCCGGGCAGTGA
- a CDS encoding Na+/H+ antiporter subunit D, whose product MTALVAVPVLLPLLAAGLSLALGRFADVQRAIGLVVLGWIIVNAVILLLVADRTGPIVLQLGDWAAPAGISLVADRLSSLLLLVSALVTFAVLVYSIGQRITDYGRGVSSTTFHPMYLVLCSGVSLAYLTGDLFNLFVAFELMLSSSYVLITRRSTAERIRAGMTYVIVSLVSSLLFITMIALVYASTGTVNMADLGVKVAALPEGLQTALGLLVVIVFGVKSAMVPLHFWLPDSYPTAPAPVTAVFAGLLTKVGVYALIRTQTLVFTHEASWYLMLGIALTTMIIGALGALAQNDLNRMLSFLLVSHIGYMLFGLGVYDGAGLTGVILYVVHHITVQATLFLVSGLITRHTGTVALSRMGGLSKAAPLIAVLFAVPALTLAGVPPFSGFIAKLALLQAGVNAGTWAAYVVTGGAVLTSLLTLYAMARVWTRAFWGQVKAPEGDPDPQDELVVGTGTTSKPMVLATGVLVAASVMIAVLAGPLADVSARAAEDLMHGEAYRTAVLGGGSGG is encoded by the coding sequence ATGACCGCGCTCGTGGCCGTTCCGGTCCTGCTGCCGCTGCTGGCAGCCGGACTGTCACTGGCGCTCGGCCGGTTCGCCGACGTGCAGCGGGCGATCGGGCTCGTCGTGCTCGGCTGGATCATCGTCAACGCGGTGATCCTGCTTCTCGTCGCCGACCGCACCGGCCCGATCGTGCTGCAGCTGGGGGACTGGGCGGCACCGGCCGGCATCAGTCTCGTCGCCGACCGGTTGTCGTCACTGCTGTTGCTCGTCTCCGCGCTGGTGACCTTCGCGGTGCTGGTCTACTCCATCGGCCAGCGGATCACCGACTACGGCCGGGGTGTCTCGAGCACGACGTTCCACCCGATGTATCTGGTGCTGTGCTCGGGGGTCTCGCTGGCCTACCTCACCGGCGACCTGTTCAACCTGTTCGTCGCCTTCGAGCTGATGCTCTCCTCGTCGTACGTGCTCATCACGCGACGCAGCACCGCGGAGCGGATCCGCGCGGGAATGACGTACGTGATCGTCAGCCTCGTCTCGTCGCTGCTGTTCATCACGATGATCGCGTTGGTGTACGCCTCGACCGGCACGGTGAACATGGCCGACCTCGGGGTCAAGGTCGCCGCTCTGCCGGAGGGTCTGCAGACCGCACTCGGCCTGCTCGTGGTCATCGTCTTCGGCGTGAAGTCGGCGATGGTGCCGCTGCACTTCTGGCTCCCGGACAGTTACCCGACGGCGCCCGCACCGGTGACGGCCGTGTTCGCGGGCCTGCTCACCAAGGTCGGCGTGTACGCGCTGATCCGGACTCAGACGCTGGTGTTCACCCACGAGGCGAGCTGGTATCTGATGCTCGGGATCGCGCTGACCACGATGATCATCGGTGCGCTCGGGGCGCTGGCGCAGAACGACCTCAACCGGATGTTGTCGTTCCTGCTCGTCAGTCACATCGGGTACATGCTCTTCGGGCTCGGCGTCTACGACGGTGCCGGGCTGACCGGCGTGATCCTCTACGTCGTCCACCACATCACCGTGCAGGCGACGTTGTTCCTTGTCAGCGGGCTGATCACCCGGCACACGGGCACGGTGGCGCTGAGCCGGATGGGCGGGCTGTCCAAGGCCGCCCCGCTGATCGCGGTGCTGTTCGCGGTGCCTGCGTTGACGTTGGCCGGGGTGCCTCCGTTCTCGGGCTTCATCGCGAAGCTGGCGTTGCTGCAGGCGGGCGTCAACGCGGGGACCTGGGCGGCCTACGTCGTCACCGGCGGCGCGGTGCTGACCAGCTTGCTCACGCTGTACGCGATGGCCCGCGTGTGGACCCGCGCCTTCTGGGGCCAGGTCAAGGCGCCCGAGGGCGACCCGGATCCCCAGGACGAGCTCGTCGTCGGGACCGGGACGACCTCGAAGCCGATGGTGCTGGCCACCGGGGTGCTGGTGGCGGCGAGCGTGATGATCGCGGTGCTGGCCGGCCCGCTCGCCGACGTCAGTGCCCGTGCTGCCGAGGACCTCATGCACGGCGAGGCGTACCGCACGGCCGTCCTGGGAGGTGGTTCCGGTGGCTGA
- the mnhG gene encoding monovalent cation/H(+) antiporter subunit G: MSWDEILAAILMITGAVSCVFGAIGLVTFPDVTSRLQAATKPQTLGLILILLGTAVELEFRYATGLLLVALLQLLTAPILAQLVGRAAYRSDSIRRDRLVVDELTERLQSERR; encoded by the coding sequence ATGAGCTGGGACGAGATTCTCGCCGCGATCCTGATGATCACGGGCGCGGTGTCGTGCGTGTTCGGTGCGATCGGTCTCGTGACGTTCCCCGACGTGACCTCGCGGCTGCAGGCGGCGACGAAGCCGCAGACGCTGGGCCTGATCCTGATTCTGCTGGGCACGGCGGTGGAGCTGGAGTTCCGGTACGCGACGGGGCTGTTGCTGGTCGCGCTGTTGCAGCTGCTGACGGCGCCGATCCTGGCGCAGCTCGTCGGGCGAGCGGCCTATCGCTCGGACAGCATCCGCAGGGACAGGCTGGTCGTCGACGAGCTCACGGAACGGTTGCAGTCGGAGCGGCGCTGA
- a CDS encoding Na(+)/H(+) antiporter subunit C, with the protein MTVNVTMALVLAGLYSAGFYLIMQRSLMRILIGTVILGHGANLLLQLAGGPPGRAPLLGDTPPESMTDPLPQAMALTAIVITFALTTFLLALAYRSWLLLGDDEVRDDVEDRRIRRLERRLAESEDDAETEATT; encoded by the coding sequence ATGACCGTCAACGTGACGATGGCGCTGGTCCTGGCCGGCCTGTACTCCGCGGGCTTCTACCTGATCATGCAGCGCTCCCTGATGCGGATCCTGATCGGCACGGTGATCCTCGGCCACGGCGCGAACCTGCTCCTGCAGCTCGCCGGCGGGCCACCGGGCCGTGCGCCGCTGCTCGGCGACACCCCGCCGGAGTCGATGACGGACCCGTTGCCGCAGGCGATGGCGCTCACCGCGATCGTCATCACCTTCGCGCTCACCACGTTCCTGCTCGCACTGGCCTACCGCTCGTGGTTGCTGCTCGGTGACGACGAGGTCCGCGACGACGTCGAGGACCGCCGCATCCGCAGGCTCGAACGCAGGCTCGCCGAATCCGAGGACGACGCCGAGACGGAGGCGACCACATGA
- a CDS encoding monovalent cation/H+ antiporter complex subunit F, which translates to MSAVYVLVFGLLCVAALMVLARLMLGRTTLDRIVALDVFVTLIVGGTCVGMAAQQDGSNVALLAAFALLAFIGSVSAARLVEKKEPYR; encoded by the coding sequence ATGTCAGCGGTGTACGTCCTGGTGTTCGGCCTGCTGTGTGTCGCGGCCCTGATGGTGCTCGCACGGTTGATGCTCGGCCGGACCACATTGGACCGGATCGTGGCGCTCGACGTGTTCGTGACGCTGATCGTGGGCGGCACCTGCGTGGGGATGGCGGCACAGCAGGACGGGTCGAACGTGGCGTTGCTCGCGGCGTTCGCCTTGTTGGCGTTCATCGGTTCGGTGAGCGCGGCCCGCCTCGTCGAGAAGAAGGAGCCGTACCGATGA
- a CDS encoding GNAT family N-acetyltransferase: MLIRPERPQDIDAVRTVHTAAFERDDGARPVEVGLLDALRRCEDWIPALSLVAEQDDTVVGHVVCTRGHVGGHLALGLGPIGVLPANQGSGVGAALMHAVLAAADARGERLVALLGDPAYYRRFDFVPSTRHRIDPPDPTWGPYFQVRPLTAHDGTVHGTFRYAAPFADLGG, translated from the coding sequence GTGCTGATTCGCCCGGAACGCCCGCAGGACATCGACGCCGTTCGAACGGTGCACACAGCCGCGTTCGAGCGCGACGACGGTGCGAGGCCGGTCGAGGTGGGGCTGCTCGACGCGCTCCGTCGGTGCGAAGACTGGATTCCGGCGTTGTCCCTGGTGGCTGAGCAGGACGACACCGTCGTCGGCCACGTCGTGTGTACGCGAGGCCACGTCGGCGGCCACCTCGCCCTCGGACTCGGACCGATCGGCGTGCTGCCGGCGAACCAGGGAAGCGGTGTCGGCGCGGCGCTCATGCACGCGGTCCTCGCCGCCGCCGACGCGCGCGGTGAGAGGCTCGTGGCACTGCTGGGCGACCCCGCCTACTACCGGAGATTCGACTTCGTTCCCTCCACCCGGCACCGGATCGACCCGCCGGATCCGACATGGGGACCGTACTTCCAGGTCCGCCCGTTGACGGCGCACGACGGCACCGTGCACGGAACGTTCCGCTACGCCGCCCCGTTCGCCGACCTCGGCGGCTGA